The Methanobrevibacter millerae genome includes the window AATTTTTCAGCCACTAAACTCATGCCTTCAATAGCTCTTTTGAACTGCCATAAAATATCAGGCTTTTCAGGATTTCCGAAGTTAAGACAGTCCACTACAGCATAAGGAGTAGCCCCCATTGAAACTACATTACGGATAGCTTCTGCAACACATCCTGCTGCTCCGTTAAATGGAGAGAGTTTGGTGTGAATTGTATTTGAGTCTGTGGTAAGTGCAATAGCTGTTTCATCATCAATTCTTAATACTGCTGCATCATCACCCGGCTTTACAACAGTCCTTACCTGAACCTCATGATCATATTGTTTGTAAACCCAGCTTTTGGAAGCAATATTTGGTGAAGACAGCAATTTAAGTAAAGATTCCTTAACTGGAGGATGTACAACTTCAACAGGTTCCAAGTCTTCTGGGATTTCTTCCAAAGGCCTGTTTAGTGAAGGCGGATCTGCCAATAGGATTGTTGGCAAGTCTGCAATTTCATCACCATCATCTGAAATGACCATATTGTTACCTTCTCTTACCTCACCGATTACAGCGGACACTATTTCATGCTTATCACAGATTTCTTTAGCTTTTTCAACATCATTAGGGTTTAAAACGAATACCATTCTTTCCTGGGATTCTGACAACATTATTTCATATGGAGTCATACCGGTTTCCCTTAATGGAATTGAACGTAAGTCTACAAATGCCGCATTGTCTGATTCATCTACAAGCTCTGAAATACAGCATGTGAGACCTCCACCACCTAAATCCTTAACACCACTTACATCGATTTCCTCTAATATTTCAAGTGATGCTTCAAGCACTCTTTTTTTAGTGAACGGATCTGCAACCTGTACAGCAGGCCTGTCTTCAGTTTCAGAGTCAGACGTTAACTCTTCTGAAGCGAATGTTACACCGTGAATTCCGTCACGTCCTGTGGTTCCGCCCATAAGGAAGAATACATCCCCAACATAAGGTGCCTGACCGCGTACAATCTTATCCTTTTCAACAAGACCTACACACATTACGTTTACTAAAGGATTTGTTCTAAATGATTCATCAAATTCTATTTCACCGGCAACGGTTGGAACACCGACACGGTTACCGTAATCTGAAATTCCCTTTACGACATGTTCGAATAAATATCTTGATTTTTCATCTTCTAATGGTCCGAATCTTAAGGAATCTAGAAGAGCAATAGGCATTGCACCCATTGAAATGATATCTCTTAAAATACCACCAATACCTGTTCCAGCCCCACCATAAGGTTCAATAGCTGATGGATGGTTGTGTGATTCCATTCCTACTGCAAGAGCATATTTATCAGTTACTGACACTAATCCTGCATCGTCACCCGGACCTAAAATGATATTTTCTCCTTCAGTCGGGAAAGTACCTAAAATTGGCCTACTGCTTTTGTATGAACAGTGCTCGGAAAACATTACATCCAACATGCCTTCCTCTAGCTCATTCATTTTCCTACCAAGAATACCTTCAATATATTCTACTTCAGAATCTGTTAAAGTCATTTAAAACACCTTAGATATTTTTTATGGATATGACTACTTTTTCGCCTTCTATATCCCATTCTTTTTCATAATCACTATCTTTATCGCAAATTTCACTATCCACAATCGTTAAGCTTTTTGCTCTAACTTCATGTGAGATAAACTCAGATTGTGGAGTGATTAAATCTTTAAAATCAGAAGTTGTCTCAACACAAACATCGATGTTTGCTTCCACATCCAAATCCATGTCTTTTCTCATGTCCTGAACTCTTCTTATGAGTTCACGAGCCATAGCTTCCTGTTTGATTTCAGGAGTTATATTTGTATTTACAAATACATTTCCACCTTCAAATTCTGATGAAACAAAGTCATCTGGAAGTTCTGAATCAAATAATACATCATCAGCAGATAATTCATGTCCTTCAATGCTAATGCTTCCGTTGGCTTCAAGGTCTGCTTTGATTTGGTTACCGTCACCCTGTTTTAACGCAGCCATTACCTTACCCATATCTCCTTTAAGTCTTGGACCTAAGGTCTTGAGGTTAGGTTTTGCATTGAATGATAACTTTTCAAATTCACTGGCACATAAAACATCTTTTGTATTGGACTGATCTTTAATGATATCAGTTAACTCTTCAATAGCTTTTAAAACATCTTCATCCTGAGATACAACAGTAATATCTGAAACAGGCCATCTGAGTTTGTATTGTGCAATGTCACGTGCCCTTATGGATGCATCTATTACCTCACGCACAACATCCATTTTGCTTTCAAGCTCTTCATCAATTGCATCCTCATCGTAACCCCAATCATTCATGTGAATACTTTCAGGCGCATCAGAATTTACTCCTTTTACAAGATTGTCATAGATTTCTTCAGACACATGAGGAGCAATAGGACATAATACAAAGATTAGTTTGGTAAGTGCAGTGTATAAACTGTAATATGCACCTAATTTATCAGGATCATCACTTTCAACCCATGTTCTTCCACGAATAAGCCTTACATACCAGCGGCTTAAGTCTTCAAGTATAAAGTTATTTATCTTTCTTGTAGCCTTATGGAAGAATAGTTTATCAAAATCATCGGCTACATCTTTTACCAGAGTATTTGCTTTTGATATAATCCATCTGTCTTCAGGCCTTAAGATAATGTCATCTTCAGTTACATCCATTGGGTTAAAGTTATCTAAAGACATGTAGGTTGTTGAGAATACATAAACATTCCATAAGATGTTGAACATCTTGTTAATGTTCAATAATTCATCCCATACGAACTTCAAGTCGTCCCATGGTTTTGAAGCCCATAACAGGTAGAACCTTAAAACATCTGCACCGTATTTTTCAATTACCTCTTCAGGAGATACTACATTACCTAATGATTTGGACATTTTGTTTCCTTTTTCATCTAAAACAAATCCGTGCATCAATACTTTTTTATATGGACTCCTACCCATTGAAATTACTCCTGTTCCGAGTTGAGAATAGAACCATCCTCTGGTTTGGTCATGCCCTTCTGTGATAAAGTCATATGGATACCAGTCTTCGAATTTTTCCTTTTCTTCAGGATAGTATAGTGAAGCCCATCCTGCCACACCGGAGTCAATCCATACATCCAATACGTCAGGAATTCTTTTGATAGCTTTTCCGCAGCCGTCACATTTCACTTCAACTTCATCAACATATGGCCTGTGGATGAGTTCAGCGTCACTGACATTGATTTCATTTAGCGCTTCGGATTTAAGTTCGTCAAGTGAACCGATTACCTTTAGCTCGCCGCAGTCAGGACATTCCCATATAGGAATTGGAATACCCCAATATCTTTGTCTTGAAATTGTCCAGTCACGTGCATTATCTACCCAATCATGGAATCTGCCTTCTCCAGCCCATTTAGGTACCCATTCGACTTTTGCAATTTCATCCAACATTTGCTGTTTGATTTCAGTGACTTTCAAGAACCATTGTTTGGTTGCACGATATATGATTGGAGTTTTACATCTCCAGCAAACACCGTATCTGTGCTCGATGGTTTCCACTCTGTACATCAAGTTTTTAGCCTGTAAGTCTTCAATGATTTGCTGGTTTTCTTCTTTAGTGAATTTACCATTGTATTTACCCGCATCTTCAGTGAAACATCCGTCTTCACCCACAGGACAGAATATTGGAAGTCCGTTAGCCTGACCTACTTCAAAGTCGTCCGGACCGTGTCCCGGTGCGGTGTGAACTAAACCTGTACCTTCGCCTAACTCTACATGGTCTCCAGGCAATATTGTATGAACCTTTTCAATTTCTGAGTCAAATTCCATCTGTTTTGGAATTTCATCAGCCAAAATATAATCATAAGCCATACCTATTAACTCTTGACCTTTAACTGTTTTGATTATTTCATACATTACTTCTTTTTCTTCGATGACTTGGTCTTCTTCGTCTTCTTTTTCAGCAGGGATTTTAGTCTTATGGATTTTGACCTGTTTTCCTAAAACATCTTCCATCAGATTTTCAGCCAAAATATAGGTTTCTCCATCTTTTGAAACATAAACATAATCAAATTCAGGATTTGCACAGATTGCAAGGTTTGCAGGCAATGTCCATGGAGTTGTTGTCCAAACAAGGAAATAGGTATTTTCTTCACCAGTCACCGGAAACTTAATGAATATGGAAGGGTCAACCTTTTCTTCATATTCAATTTCTGCAGCTGCAAGAGCGGTTCCACAGTGAGGACACCAGCTAATTACCCTCTGGTCGTTTACAAGCAAATCCTGTTCGTTTGCTCTTTTAAGTGTCCACCATGATGATTCCATATACTTTGGA containing:
- the purL gene encoding phosphoribosylformylglycinamidine synthase subunit PurL encodes the protein MTLTDSEVEYIEGILGRKMNELEEGMLDVMFSEHCSYKSSRPILGTFPTEGENIILGPGDDAGLVSVTDKYALAVGMESHNHPSAIEPYGGAGTGIGGILRDIISMGAMPIALLDSLRFGPLEDEKSRYLFEHVVKGISDYGNRVGVPTVAGEIEFDESFRTNPLVNVMCVGLVEKDKIVRGQAPYVGDVFFLMGGTTGRDGIHGVTFASEELTSDSETEDRPAVQVADPFTKKRVLEASLEILEEIDVSGVKDLGGGGLTCCISELVDESDNAAFVDLRSIPLRETGMTPYEIMLSESQERMVFVLNPNDVEKAKEICDKHEIVSAVIGEVREGNNMVISDDGDEIADLPTILLADPPSLNRPLEEIPEDLEPVEVVHPPVKESLLKLLSSPNIASKSWVYKQYDHEVQVRTVVKPGDDAAVLRIDDETAIALTTDSNTIHTKLSPFNGAAGCVAEAIRNVVSMGATPYAVVDCLNFGNPEKPDILWQFKRAIEGMSLVAEKFDAPVISGNVSFYNETEGIKINPTPAVGVIGVENIENIRTMDFKNEGDKILLIGKTYDELTGSEYHRTIHNLEKGVAPRIRIDDEVANAKTILNLLDEDEDNDITAIHDVSAGGLAIALSEMVISSDKGCEVELTSDELDENQLLYSESHGRYLLTVKADACEEILSKMDVPVEVIGEVKGNVLKINDNEFTIDELKDSYYGVIEKYMA
- the ileS gene encoding isoleucine--tRNA ligase, giving the protein MPIKEADKSYEHKKLEKKIQKFWKDEDTFSKVNKLRENGPRYSFLDGPPYCSGRIHLGTAWNKTIKDTYLRFKSMNGFSLRRQAGWDMHGLPIENKVEHLMDIQSKQDIEEKIGIAAFVDKCREFAMENKVAMEEQFDQLGVWMDWDDPYMTLDPKYMESSWWTLKRANEQDLLVNDQRVISWCPHCGTALAAAEIEYEEKVDPSIFIKFPVTGEENTYFLVWTTTPWTLPANLAICANPEFDYVYVSKDGETYILAENLMEDVLGKQVKIHKTKIPAEKEDEEDQVIEEKEVMYEIIKTVKGQELIGMAYDYILADEIPKQMEFDSEIEKVHTILPGDHVELGEGTGLVHTAPGHGPDDFEVGQANGLPIFCPVGEDGCFTEDAGKYNGKFTKEENQQIIEDLQAKNLMYRVETIEHRYGVCWRCKTPIIYRATKQWFLKVTEIKQQMLDEIAKVEWVPKWAGEGRFHDWVDNARDWTISRQRYWGIPIPIWECPDCGELKVIGSLDELKSEALNEINVSDAELIHRPYVDEVEVKCDGCGKAIKRIPDVLDVWIDSGVAGWASLYYPEEKEKFEDWYPYDFITEGHDQTRGWFYSQLGTGVISMGRSPYKKVLMHGFVLDEKGNKMSKSLGNVVSPEEVIEKYGADVLRFYLLWASKPWDDLKFVWDELLNINKMFNILWNVYVFSTTYMSLDNFNPMDVTEDDIILRPEDRWIISKANTLVKDVADDFDKLFFHKATRKINNFILEDLSRWYVRLIRGRTWVESDDPDKLGAYYSLYTALTKLIFVLCPIAPHVSEEIYDNLVKGVNSDAPESIHMNDWGYDEDAIDEELESKMDVVREVIDASIRARDIAQYKLRWPVSDITVVSQDEDVLKAIEELTDIIKDQSNTKDVLCASEFEKLSFNAKPNLKTLGPRLKGDMGKVMAALKQGDGNQIKADLEANGSISIEGHELSADDVLFDSELPDDFVSSEFEGGNVFVNTNITPEIKQEAMARELIRRVQDMRKDMDLDVEANIDVCVETTSDFKDLITPQSEFISHEVRAKSLTIVDSEICDKDSDYEKEWDIEGEKVVISIKNI